The Acidobacteriota bacterium genome includes a region encoding these proteins:
- a CDS encoding multiheme c-type cytochrome, with protein sequence MTLDQKRWVIGGLGFLFLLSLVAVQWLEVSRRRHEESGGRAGASAISVPDASRQCVDCHAQVSTGIVDHWKGSTHAEKGVACLDCHKAGEKDADMFNHYGRQIATIVTPRDCAACHPTESAQFAVSHHAKAGSILATLDNFLAETVSGSRQVFSPHSPTPGRAVNVVNGMAPANSGCQQCHGSLVAFQANDGGLVTMHDLKPDDKGQPTNPDAVGRIVRNESGKPLFSSTSWPNTGIGRMNLDGSLGSCAACHSRHDFSARRARQPENCAKCHLGPAHPQKEIYDESKHGVAFRDLIGQMNLDAKPWVVGRDYSAAPTCATCHMSANIRNGMKITHDPGERISWTNRPPVSLVMDTDANHEVVTETDPEKRRAAIADTADAKRNRMKQVCSTCHTPDYINLFYRQYDDVVINYNEKFAKPGQAIMAALTDNGLLTKTQYDEPIEWTWYYLWHHEGRRARMGASMMAPDYTQWRGMFEVAQNFYMKLIPEARAVTAAAARTGKAAAARAADATIDEILRRPEHQWLLNGAEAQADAIQQEMQRKYGQGRR encoded by the coding sequence ATGACACTCGATCAAAAACGCTGGGTGATTGGCGGACTGGGATTCCTGTTCCTGCTCTCGTTGGTCGCCGTGCAATGGCTGGAAGTGTCGCGCCGCCGGCACGAGGAGTCGGGCGGCCGGGCCGGCGCGTCGGCCATCAGCGTGCCCGATGCCTCGCGTCAGTGCGTGGACTGCCACGCCCAGGTCTCCACCGGCATCGTCGATCACTGGAAGGGCTCGACGCACGCCGAGAAGGGCGTGGCGTGCCTCGATTGCCACAAGGCAGGCGAGAAGGACGCCGACATGTTCAATCACTACGGCCGCCAAATCGCCACCATCGTGACGCCGCGCGACTGCGCCGCTTGCCATCCCACCGAGTCGGCGCAGTTCGCCGTCAGCCACCACGCCAAGGCCGGCAGCATCCTCGCCACGCTCGACAACTTCCTGGCCGAAACCGTGTCGGGCTCCCGCCAGGTGTTCAGCCCGCACTCGCCCACCCCCGGCCGGGCCGTGAACGTTGTCAATGGCATGGCGCCGGCCAATTCTGGCTGCCAGCAGTGCCACGGCTCGCTCGTGGCGTTTCAGGCCAACGATGGCGGGCTGGTGACCATGCACGACCTGAAACCCGACGACAAGGGCCAGCCGACCAACCCGGACGCCGTCGGCCGGATCGTGCGCAACGAGAGCGGCAAGCCGCTGTTCAGCAGCACCAGCTGGCCCAACACCGGCATTGGCCGCATGAACCTGGATGGTTCGCTCGGGTCGTGCGCGGCCTGCCACAGCCGTCACGACTTCTCGGCCCGCCGCGCCCGCCAGCCCGAGAACTGCGCCAAGTGCCACCTCGGCCCCGCTCACCCGCAGAAGGAGATCTACGATGAGTCCAAGCACGGCGTGGCGTTCCGCGACCTGATCGGGCAGATGAACCTCGATGCCAAGCCGTGGGTGGTGGGCCGGGACTACAGCGCCGCGCCCACCTGCGCCACTTGCCACATGAGTGCGAACATCCGTAACGGCATGAAGATCACCCACGATCCGGGCGAACGCATTTCGTGGACCAACCGCCCGCCGGTCAGCCTGGTGATGGATACCGACGCGAACCACGAAGTGGTGACCGAGACCGACCCGGAGAAACGGCGCGCCGCCATTGCCGACACCGCCGACGCCAAGCGCAACCGCATGAAGCAGGTGTGCTCGACCTGCCACACGCCCGACTACATCAACCTGTTCTATCGCCAATATGACGATGTGGTGATCAACTACAACGAGAAGTTCGCCAAGCCGGGCCAGGCCATCATGGCGGCGCTCACCGACAACGGCCTGCTCACCAAGACCCAGTATGACGAGCCGATCGAGTGGACCTGGTACTACCTATGGCACCACGAGGGCCGCCGCGCGCGCATGGGCGCCTCGATGATGGCGCCCGACTACACCCAGTGGCGCGGCATGTTCGAGGTGGCCCAGAACTTCTACATGAAGCTGATTCCCGAGGCGCGCGCCGTCACGGCCGCGGCGGCCCGGACCGGCAAGGCCGCGGCGGCACGAGCCGCCGATGCCACCATCGACGAGATTCTCCGGCGTCCCGAACACCAGTGGCTGCTGAACGGCGCCGAGGCGCAGGCCGACGCGATTCAGCAGGAGATGCAGCGGAAGTACGGTCAAGGCCGCAGATGA
- a CDS encoding M14 family zinc carboxypeptidase: MSRVHRAAAVLLLTVVTMTSDSSAQTRRIFWGDEVPAGWSGRWPADLLTVPERTNWTRTMSTLQLHEWIAAVKLKTEFLHVETMFRSPLGKAAPVMIFANPRVTSPEQAKASGKPVVFLLGNIHPPEPEAAEAMVVLARDLASGSRAALLEKMIVMIAPVYNVDGTDTFVTQNGGYGSETPYIQGVRENSQGLDLNREGAKLTSIESQGLIRTLNAWDPLLFLDGHLMSRVNHGYANTYGTATIPAAAPGPRDYMTHTLFPAVRDAVRANFGLEVFTHALAVPDTWPPKAWSHDRAAWTVEAKMLVNAYGLRNRFAIITETPGQPTFERRIYAQYAYLAALVDYVGARGTEMQAVAKKADDDTVAAVLAGAEQGTLTNFLDGEYQSAGTIDLLAYRANEPMYRPGTSVLGTKPGTASGPPELARGVDDLTKPVGTRRATVPRAYVLPPTMGVVAEKLRLQHIRVTTLSAATKVLGEQFTVDRMYAVRRAGYDMTTLDGSFSPVLTQEFPAGSFVVDMAQPMANAAFYYLEPQSRDGFVGWGLMDEALNTLGAADRPVVYPVFKARRMPGS, translated from the coding sequence ATGTCTCGCGTCCACCGCGCCGCCGCCGTGCTCCTGCTCACGGTCGTCACCATGACATCTGATTCCTCTGCGCAGACTCGCAGGATTTTCTGGGGCGACGAGGTGCCCGCCGGCTGGTCCGGCCGGTGGCCGGCCGACCTGCTGACCGTGCCCGAGCGCACCAACTGGACCCGCACCATGTCGACGCTGCAACTGCACGAGTGGATTGCGGCGGTCAAGCTCAAGACCGAGTTCCTCCACGTCGAGACGATGTTCCGCAGTCCGCTCGGCAAGGCGGCACCGGTGATGATCTTCGCCAACCCGCGCGTCACTTCGCCCGAGCAGGCGAAGGCGTCTGGCAAGCCGGTCGTCTTTTTGCTGGGCAACATTCATCCGCCCGAGCCCGAAGCGGCCGAAGCGATGGTCGTGCTGGCGCGCGATCTCGCGTCGGGCTCGCGCGCGGCTCTGCTCGAGAAGATGATCGTAATGATCGCGCCGGTCTACAATGTGGACGGCACCGACACGTTCGTCACGCAGAACGGCGGCTACGGCAGCGAGACTCCGTACATCCAGGGCGTCCGCGAGAATTCACAGGGCCTCGACCTCAACCGCGAGGGCGCGAAACTCACCTCGATCGAATCACAAGGCCTCATCCGCACGCTGAACGCCTGGGACCCGCTGCTCTTTCTCGACGGCCATCTGATGAGCCGGGTGAACCATGGCTACGCCAACACCTACGGCACCGCCACCATCCCCGCCGCCGCGCCGGGCCCGCGCGACTACATGACCCACACGCTCTTCCCGGCCGTGCGCGACGCGGTGCGCGCCAACTTCGGCCTCGAGGTGTTCACGCACGCACTGGCTGTGCCCGACACGTGGCCGCCGAAGGCGTGGAGCCACGACCGCGCGGCCTGGACGGTGGAAGCCAAGATGCTGGTCAATGCCTACGGCCTGCGCAACCGCTTCGCGATCATCACCGAAACGCCGGGCCAGCCCACCTTCGAACGCCGCATCTACGCGCAGTACGCCTACCTGGCGGCGCTCGTCGACTACGTCGGTGCCCGCGGCACCGAAATGCAGGCGGTCGCGAAGAAGGCAGACGACGACACGGTGGCGGCGGTGCTGGCGGGCGCCGAGCAGGGCACGCTCACCAACTTCCTGGACGGCGAGTACCAATCGGCCGGCACCATCGACCTGCTGGCCTATCGCGCGAATGAACCGATGTACCGGCCCGGCACGAGCGTGCTCGGCACCAAACCCGGTACCGCGTCGGGACCGCCCGAGCTGGCGCGGGGCGTCGACGACCTCACCAAGCCGGTGGGCACGCGCCGCGCCACCGTGCCGCGCGCCTATGTGCTGCCGCCGACGATGGGCGTGGTGGCAGAGAAGCTGAGGCTGCAGCACATCCGCGTGACGACCCTCTCCGCCGCCACGAAGGTGTTGGGCGAGCAGTTCACGGTCGATCGGATGTACGCGGTGCGGCGCGCCGGCTACGACATGACGACCCTCGACGGGTCGTTCTCGCCCGTGCTGACCCAGGAGTTTCCGGCCGGTTCGTTCGTGGTTGACATGGCGCAGCCCATGGCGAACGCCGCGTTCTACTATCTCGAGCCGCAGTCGCGCGACGGCTTCGTCGGCTGGGGGTTGATGGACGAGGCGCTCAACACCCTGGGCGCCGCCGATCGCCCGGTGGTTTATCCCGTCTTCAAGGCGCGACGAATGCCCGGCTCGTAA
- a CDS encoding Rieske 2Fe-2S domain-containing protein, with amino-acid sequence MADHTSPHDVAVDPPETPGRRTFASTVTMLAGLVGGYGLFAWIGARFMLPARTGQMTQLFVTGINDLAVGGTLLFRTPDGRTVNITRREATGRVDDFVALSSTCPHLGCQVHWEGQNNRYYCPCHGGTFDPSGKGTGGPPGDAGQSLPRYALAVQKGLLYIDVPTEQLSMPQEAGVVHLATPQGPGHDPCLACLKKGRAASGPGSPA; translated from the coding sequence ATGGCCGACCATACTTCTCCTCACGACGTCGCCGTCGACCCGCCCGAGACGCCGGGACGCCGGACCTTTGCCTCGACCGTGACGATGCTCGCGGGTCTGGTCGGCGGCTATGGGTTGTTTGCGTGGATTGGTGCCCGCTTCATGCTGCCGGCGCGTACCGGCCAGATGACGCAATTGTTCGTCACCGGGATCAACGACCTGGCCGTGGGCGGCACGCTGCTGTTCCGGACCCCCGATGGTCGCACCGTCAACATCACGCGGCGCGAGGCCACCGGTCGCGTTGACGATTTCGTCGCGCTCTCGAGCACCTGCCCGCACCTTGGCTGCCAGGTGCACTGGGAGGGGCAGAACAATCGCTACTACTGCCCGTGCCACGGCGGCACCTTCGATCCGTCCGGCAAGGGCACCGGCGGTCCCCCGGGCGACGCCGGCCAGTCGTTGCCGCGCTACGCGCTGGCCGTGCAGAAGGGCCTGTTGTACATCGACGTGCCGACCGAGCAGTTGTCGATGCCGCAGGAGGCCGGCGTCGTCCACCTGGCCACTCCTCAGGGCCCAGGCCACGACCCGTGCCTGGCGTGCCTGAAGAAGGGCCGCGCGGCGAGCGGCCCGGGATCCCCGGCATGA
- a CDS encoding cytosine permease produces the protein MDAADLSPIPESQRSQSPFDLFLIFAAANVVATTLQTGAVLGSRYGSTDAVVLVVSGAVFGALLVALLAPVGSRFGVPSMIAARAPLGFRGAQLVSGLLYLTNFAWIAVNNTIAASVCAQLLGGESNARIWAAVLGVLATAIVARGPRAVGHADRVAVPLMVIAGSMLTWAAFTLPPMTAAVSSEPAPPLLWGIDVVIGYQVSWLLMFADYSRYTRSPRASATAVFAGLALPALWLMPVGWNLARIAGSADPGTMLAAAGVGWWAALLVVLATVTTNFVNIYLSSLAWRTLVPRSTGVGSVWVIGLIGTALGLISSAWLTQFADLMVLLGSVLVPVGGIFLAHFVVLRAKVDVDGIYQTARMPAFTAAGVAAWLLGFAVYKLAAPIGATLPALATSMIVYLLLGQRGAGPRGRY, from the coding sequence ATGGACGCCGCTGACCTCTCGCCGATTCCCGAGTCGCAGCGCTCCCAGTCGCCGTTCGACCTCTTCCTGATCTTCGCCGCCGCCAACGTCGTCGCCACGACGCTCCAGACCGGCGCGGTGCTCGGCTCGCGCTACGGCAGCACCGACGCGGTCGTGCTGGTGGTGTCGGGCGCGGTCTTTGGCGCGCTGCTCGTCGCGCTGCTGGCGCCGGTCGGCTCGCGTTTCGGCGTGCCATCGATGATTGCGGCCCGGGCGCCGCTTGGTTTCCGAGGCGCGCAGCTGGTGTCGGGCCTGCTCTACCTCACCAACTTCGCATGGATCGCGGTGAACAACACCATCGCGGCATCGGTCTGCGCGCAGTTGCTCGGTGGCGAGTCGAACGCCCGGATCTGGGCGGCCGTGCTCGGCGTGCTGGCCACGGCGATCGTGGCGCGCGGTCCGCGAGCGGTCGGTCACGCCGACCGCGTCGCGGTGCCGCTGATGGTGATTGCCGGCTCGATGTTGACGTGGGCGGCCTTCACCCTGCCGCCCATGACGGCGGCGGTCAGCAGCGAACCCGCCCCGCCGCTGCTCTGGGGGATCGACGTCGTGATTGGCTACCAGGTGTCGTGGCTGCTGATGTTTGCCGACTACTCGCGCTACACGCGCTCGCCCCGCGCCAGCGCCACGGCGGTGTTTGCCGGCCTCGCTTTGCCCGCCCTCTGGCTGATGCCGGTGGGCTGGAACCTGGCCCGCATTGCCGGCAGCGCCGATCCCGGCACGATGCTCGCGGCGGCGGGCGTCGGCTGGTGGGCGGCGCTGCTGGTCGTGCTGGCGACGGTGACCACCAACTTCGTGAACATCTACCTGTCGTCGCTGGCGTGGCGGACCCTGGTCCCGCGGTCCACGGGGGTGGGCTCGGTCTGGGTGATCGGACTAATCGGCACGGCGCTGGGACTCATCTCGTCGGCGTGGCTGACGCAGTTCGCCGACTTGATGGTGCTGCTCGGCTCGGTGCTGGTGCCCGTCGGCGGCATCTTCCTGGCGCACTTCGTCGTGCTGCGCGCGAAAGTCGATGTTGACGGCATCTACCAGACGGCCCGAATGCCCGCCTTCACCGCCGCCGGCGTGGCGGCGTGGCTGCTGGGATTTGCCGTCTACAAGCTGGCAGCGCCGATTGGCGCCACGCTCCCGGCGCTGGCCACGTCGATGATCGTGTATTTGTTGCTTGGCCAACGCGGGGCGGGGCCCCGCGGGCGCTACTAG
- a CDS encoding UbiX family flavin prenyltransferase yields MRTSETPRRLIVAITGASGSIFGVRLLEMLQGSGIETHLVMSRWGARTLVHETSYTPEQVNALASVVHPLTDQGASISSGSFVTMGMVIAPCSVRTLAAIAHGLGDNLVHRAADVVLKERRKLVLAVREAPLNEIHLDNMLKLSRMGVVIAPPMPAFYARPTSIDDIVNYTCVRLLDQLGIHVDTTRWAGLG; encoded by the coding sequence ATGCGGACCAGTGAGACTCCTCGGCGGTTGATCGTTGCGATCACAGGGGCCAGCGGCTCGATATTCGGCGTCCGGCTGCTGGAGATGCTCCAGGGCAGCGGGATCGAAACCCATCTCGTCATGAGCCGCTGGGGCGCGCGCACGCTGGTGCACGAAACCAGCTACACCCCCGAACAAGTCAACGCGCTGGCGTCGGTCGTGCACCCGCTCACCGACCAGGGTGCGTCCATTTCAAGCGGCTCGTTCGTGACCATGGGCATGGTGATCGCGCCGTGCAGCGTGCGCACCCTGGCCGCCATCGCCCACGGCCTTGGCGACAATCTGGTCCACCGTGCCGCCGACGTCGTGCTCAAGGAGCGTCGCAAGCTGGTGCTCGCGGTACGTGAAGCGCCGCTCAACGAGATCCATCTGGACAACATGTTGAAGCTGTCGCGCATGGGCGTGGTGATTGCGCCGCCGATGCCGGCGTTCTACGCCCGGCCCACCAGCATCGACGACATCGTCAATTACACCTGCGTCCGGCTGCTCGACCAGTTGGGGATACATGTGGATACAACGCGCTGGGCCGGCCTCGGCTGA
- a CDS encoding molybdopterin-dependent oxidoreductase encodes MGEIERRTFLKMAAVAVPAVAAYSCADKDEAARLTASGEPIDRASVTWDKAPCRFCGTGCGVMVGVEKGRVVAVRGDEASPVNRGLLCVKGYHLPGLLYGEDRLLYPQKRNDDGTFSRIAWDDALDLIAAKFTEALAQHGPESVAMYGSGQWAVFDGYAALKWVKAGMRSNNLEPNARLCMASAVSGFMTQFQSDEPMGCYQDLDRGDDFVLWGNNMAEMHPVLFSRILETKRLKPATRIIDIATRRTPTTDYADMHVLFKPGTDLALANGILHLLVAQGRINQAFIDENVVFRRGIEDLKAIGYGCFDDQKERYTFEDVAKPSSLDELSAFLQDYTPEKVSAITGVPVPQLHGLAGIYGDLPRGTVSLWCMGVNQHTRGTWMNNLITDLHLITGKICRPGANPLSLTGQPSACGTAREVGTSFNRLPADRVVTNPEHRAEAEHIWNVPAGTISAKPGHHAVDMFRALKRGEIKAMWIQTTNPWVTLPNRSRFDRTPNDGKFIVVSDIYPTPTTAMADLILPAAGWVEREGVFGNTERRTQQWNKMVDPPGEAREDAWAIIQVAKRMGMGHLFPWPDDNWHEPMFEEYRRFGVGHGKDLAAYAQLKQTRGMVWPVVNGKETFYRYTAGYDPYVKKAQGAHFYKAVGYGEKAAFWLRPYHPPAESPDKDYPFWLTTGRVLEHWHSGSMTRRIKQLHQAVPAAYLEMNRADAEEMSLKKGDTVKIVSRRGSLELVVEVDGRGRPPRGTVFVPFFDEEKLINLVTLDAMDNISKQPDYKKCAIRIERV; translated from the coding sequence ATGGGCGAAATAGAGAGACGCACGTTTCTAAAGATGGCCGCCGTGGCGGTGCCGGCGGTCGCCGCGTACTCGTGCGCCGACAAGGATGAGGCGGCGCGCCTCACCGCGAGCGGCGAGCCGATCGACCGCGCCTCGGTCACGTGGGACAAGGCGCCGTGCCGCTTCTGTGGCACCGGCTGTGGCGTGATGGTCGGGGTCGAGAAGGGCCGCGTCGTGGCGGTGCGCGGTGACGAGGCCAGTCCGGTCAATCGCGGCCTGCTGTGCGTGAAGGGCTACCACCTGCCGGGCCTGCTCTACGGCGAAGATCGGCTGCTGTATCCGCAGAAGCGCAACGACGACGGCACCTTCTCGCGCATCGCCTGGGACGATGCGCTCGACCTGATTGCGGCCAAGTTCACGGAGGCCCTGGCGCAGCACGGCCCCGAGTCGGTGGCCATGTACGGGTCGGGACAGTGGGCCGTGTTTGACGGGTACGCCGCGCTCAAGTGGGTCAAGGCAGGCATGCGCAGCAACAACCTCGAGCCCAACGCGCGGTTGTGCATGGCCAGTGCGGTCTCGGGGTTCATGACCCAGTTCCAGAGCGACGAGCCCATGGGTTGCTATCAGGACCTCGATCGCGGCGACGATTTTGTGCTGTGGGGCAACAACATGGCCGAAATGCACCCGGTGCTGTTCAGCCGCATTCTCGAGACCAAGCGCCTCAAGCCGGCGACCCGGATCATCGATATTGCCACCCGGCGCACGCCGACCACCGACTACGCCGACATGCACGTGCTGTTCAAGCCAGGCACCGACCTGGCGCTGGCCAACGGTATCCTGCACTTGCTGGTGGCGCAGGGCCGTATCAACCAGGCGTTCATCGACGAGAACGTCGTGTTCCGCCGCGGCATCGAGGACCTGAAGGCCATTGGCTACGGGTGCTTCGACGATCAGAAGGAGCGTTACACCTTCGAGGACGTGGCGAAGCCCAGTTCGCTCGACGAATTGTCGGCCTTCCTGCAGGACTACACGCCGGAGAAGGTCAGCGCGATCACCGGCGTTCCGGTGCCGCAGCTTCATGGCCTGGCGGGGATTTACGGCGACCTGCCGCGCGGCACGGTCAGCCTGTGGTGCATGGGCGTGAACCAGCACACCCGCGGCACGTGGATGAACAACCTGATCACGGACTTGCACCTGATCACCGGCAAGATCTGCCGCCCGGGAGCCAATCCGCTGAGCCTGACCGGCCAGCCGAGCGCCTGCGGCACCGCGCGCGAGGTCGGCACCAGCTTCAACCGCCTGCCCGCCGACAGGGTGGTGACCAACCCCGAGCACCGTGCCGAGGCCGAGCACATCTGGAACGTCCCGGCAGGCACCATCTCCGCGAAGCCCGGCCACCATGCGGTGGATATGTTCCGCGCCCTCAAGCGCGGCGAGATCAAGGCGATGTGGATCCAGACCACCAATCCCTGGGTCACGCTGCCAAACCGGTCGCGTTTTGACCGCACCCCCAACGACGGCAAGTTCATCGTCGTCAGCGACATCTACCCGACGCCGACGACCGCGATGGCCGACCTGATCCTGCCGGCGGCTGGGTGGGTCGAACGCGAAGGCGTGTTTGGCAACACCGAGCGGCGCACCCAGCAGTGGAACAAGATGGTCGACCCGCCGGGCGAGGCGCGCGAAGACGCGTGGGCGATCATCCAGGTGGCGAAGCGCATGGGGATGGGCCACCTGTTCCCGTGGCCCGACGATAACTGGCACGAGCCGATGTTCGAGGAGTACCGCCGGTTCGGCGTCGGCCACGGCAAGGACCTCGCCGCCTACGCACAGTTGAAGCAGACGCGTGGCATGGTGTGGCCGGTCGTCAACGGCAAGGAAACCTTCTATCGCTACACCGCGGGGTACGACCCTTATGTGAAGAAGGCGCAGGGCGCGCATTTCTACAAAGCGGTCGGCTACGGCGAGAAGGCGGCGTTCTGGCTGCGGCCGTATCATCCGCCCGCGGAATCGCCGGACAAGGATTATCCGTTCTGGTTGACCACTGGGCGCGTGCTCGAGCACTGGCATTCGGGCTCGATGACCCGCCGCATCAAGCAATTGCACCAGGCCGTGCCGGCGGCGTATCTCGAGATGAACCGTGCCGATGCCGAGGAGATGAGCCTCAAGAAGGGCGACACGGTGAAGATTGTCAGCCGGCGTGGCAGCCTCGAGCTGGTGGTCGAGGTCGATGGCCGTGGCCGGCCGCCGCGCGGCACGGTGTTCGTGCCGTTCTTCGATGAAGAGAAGCTGATCAACCTGGTCACGTTGGATGCGATGGATAACATCAGCAAGCAGCCGGACTACAAGAAATGCGCGATCCGTATCGAACGCGTCTAA
- a CDS encoding cytochrome bc complex cytochrome b subunit, protein MSAPRAWIEERVPVSLDAVATMSNEPVPYHLKRWWFALGGTPAYLFTIQIITGILLAFYYQPSPATAYESIRYITEDASYGWYLRGLHKWGATLMIAAVVLHQMRVFFTGAYRRPRELNWMVGMALLVCTLMLGFTGYSLVFEQLSYWGATVAANISDTVPVVGPLMKQALLGGEVYNDRTLSRFFILHGAVLPVLLILVLVIHISLVRLLGVTQLKFEGEEQQPVRHFNFFPSHFYTELIIGLTLMILLSALATLLPVGMGPRANPLVTPDVIKPEWFFYVAFRWLKLFTGMTALLTQGLIIFIMFFWPFIDDWLVRKFKYADISVWIGIVGALTIMGFTMWEALAAH, encoded by the coding sequence ATGAGCGCCCCCCGCGCGTGGATTGAAGAACGGGTCCCGGTCTCGCTCGATGCCGTGGCGACGATGTCGAACGAGCCGGTGCCGTATCACCTGAAGCGATGGTGGTTCGCGCTGGGCGGTACGCCGGCGTACCTCTTCACCATCCAGATCATCACCGGCATCCTGCTGGCGTTCTACTACCAGCCGTCACCGGCGACGGCGTACGAGTCGATTCGCTACATCACCGAAGACGCGTCGTACGGCTGGTACCTGCGCGGCCTGCACAAGTGGGGCGCCACGCTGATGATCGCCGCGGTCGTCCTGCACCAGATGCGGGTGTTCTTTACCGGCGCCTACCGCCGGCCGCGCGAGCTGAACTGGATGGTGGGCATGGCGCTGCTGGTGTGCACGCTGATGCTCGGCTTCACCGGCTACAGCCTGGTCTTCGAGCAATTGAGCTACTGGGGCGCCACCGTCGCCGCCAACATCAGCGACACGGTGCCGGTGGTCGGCCCGTTGATGAAGCAGGCGCTGCTCGGCGGCGAGGTCTACAACGACCGCACGCTGTCGCGCTTCTTCATCCTGCACGGCGCGGTGCTACCGGTGCTGCTGATCCTGGTGCTGGTCATCCACATCAGCCTGGTGCGGCTGCTCGGCGTGACCCAGCTCAAGTTCGAGGGCGAGGAACAGCAGCCGGTGCGCCACTTCAACTTTTTCCCCAGCCACTTCTACACCGAGCTGATCATCGGCCTCACGTTGATGATCCTGCTGAGCGCGCTGGCGACGCTGCTGCCGGTGGGAATGGGGCCGCGCGCGAACCCGCTCGTCACCCCCGACGTGATCAAGCCCGAGTGGTTTTTCTACGTCGCGTTCCGGTGGTTGAAGCTCTTCACCGGCATGACCGCCTTGCTGACCCAGGGACTGATCATCTTCATCATGTTCTTCTGGCCGTTCATCGACGACTGGCTGGTGCGCAAGTTCAAGTACGCGGATATCAGCGTGTGGATCGGAATTGTCGGCGCCTTGACGATCATGGGCTTCACGATGTGGGAAGCGCTCGCCGCGCACTAA
- a CDS encoding DUF1028 domain-containing protein, with amino-acid sequence MKRILLALVFTLAAHAPAFATWSVIAVDARTGQVIIASATCVRQQGFPQRQPNPSRDLMDVQAVIVPGIGVAACQAGVDNTRENQMLVYAEMKKGTPPARILELLQQHEAARKPESQLERRQFGIVAIPNGKEITPQNNRVGFNGANNSVSSLYFGGRVGDIHYQVQGNTLLGDAVVHQAALAFTRATGTMADRVMAAMEAADVNGGDHRCNCGTSVIDFVPCDNKTSYVAYIAIAEKDDAMGETHNDGQYSVYLSVTDLNTVKGESGNPVKTLRMRYDAWKKAGSPKTGPMPPSPFKGVK; translated from the coding sequence ATGAAACGCATCCTTCTCGCTCTCGTCTTCACGCTGGCGGCGCATGCCCCGGCATTCGCCACGTGGTCGGTGATCGCCGTCGACGCGCGGACCGGCCAGGTCATCATCGCCTCGGCCACCTGCGTGCGCCAGCAGGGCTTCCCGCAGCGCCAGCCGAACCCCTCGCGCGACCTAATGGACGTGCAGGCGGTGATCGTGCCCGGCATTGGCGTGGCCGCCTGCCAGGCCGGAGTCGACAACACGCGTGAGAACCAGATGCTGGTGTACGCGGAGATGAAGAAGGGCACGCCGCCGGCCCGGATTCTCGAGCTGCTGCAGCAGCACGAGGCGGCGCGGAAGCCCGAAAGCCAGCTCGAACGCCGCCAGTTCGGTATTGTCGCCATTCCCAACGGCAAGGAGATCACGCCCCAGAACAATCGCGTCGGCTTCAACGGCGCCAACAACTCGGTGTCGTCGCTCTACTTCGGCGGCCGCGTCGGCGACATCCACTACCAGGTGCAGGGCAACACGCTGCTCGGTGATGCCGTCGTCCACCAGGCGGCACTGGCTTTCACCCGCGCCACCGGCACCATGGCCGACCGCGTGATGGCCGCCATGGAGGCCGCCGACGTCAATGGCGGCGACCATCGCTGCAACTGCGGCACCAGCGTGATCGACTTCGTGCCGTGCGACAACAAGACCTCGTATGTGGCCTACATCGCCATTGCCGAAAAAGACGATGCGATGGGCGAGACGCACAACGATGGACAGTACTCGGTCTATCTCAGCGTGACCGATCTCAATACCGTGAAGGGCGAGAGCGGCAATCCCGTGAAGACCCTGCGGATGCGGTACGACGCGTGGAAGAAGGCGGGATCGCCCAAGACCGGGCCGATGCCGCC